The Festucalex cinctus isolate MCC-2025b chromosome 14, RoL_Fcin_1.0, whole genome shotgun sequence DNA window TTTTAGTCTTAACTTCAATTTCGTATAAAAATCATAGATATTGATTTAATGCTATTTAACATCCATTATATTCAATGtcattttacattattattatttttcaatgtcATTTGCAGTCGAAGTTTAGTTCAAGTTATCTAGTACAGTttcattcaatttaatttatttatataaatcagcGCTCAACATGCACATCTAGTtccaatgtgtttttatttccaagTTTATATCATGATTATTCACATATGCGTTACTGCATAAACGGTGAGCCAGTATTTTGAGTCATTTGAAGCAGACTAAATGCAATTTAATGTTGCTTTTCTAAATACTGTGAACTAAATCAATATAGCGATGGTAACACAAAAGAAATAGGTCATACCTTGGTTGAACATCACGATTATAAAGCAACTTTAATTCCTGAATAGATGCTTCCTGATTCTGATTGTTTTTGTGTCTACTGTCAGGCCTACATCCATGTATCCCCCATCATACATGGAACCAGGAATGGGGTGAGTTCAGAGCCTTGCAAATAAAGTAGGAATTCATAGTGCCGTCAACGTGATCTTAACATTTTTGCCGACAAAGACTAACATTGTAAATCTGCTGTAATTACTTGGCTCACACATGTGTACTGAGGGATTTGACATGAGTGCAGCTTGAACTTCATACCGAGTTTTGAATTTCCCATTTCCTGCTCCAGGAGACCCACACCGTATGGAAACCAGACAGACTATCGCATGTATGAGCTGAACAAAAGGCTACAGAACTGGACGGAGGTGAGAGATGTCATGCAATTTATTTGGAGAGATTTAGAAACTCAACAAACACACTCCGCtcttttcattttcaaggcGGTTTTAATAACATTCTGAGCTGTGCGTGTACTGCGGCTGtgtttttaacatttacctCCCAGCTGCTATTTATTTGTGGCCTACCATGGAAGATGAGAGTGCGAAATTAATCCAGAACACTCTCAACTTAATTTACATTCAGGCTCTAATAGGATTATCTGATCAACCTGGTTAAAATGTAATTGGAGTGCCAACTGTTTAAATGGCCGAGTGAGCGGCCAGCTCAGTTGGCAATAATGAGACGCACATTTTCCCTCCGTGTCCGCAGACACTGCAACAAACACATGGATGTTAATCTCTGAGCATTAGAAGGATTTTAGATGCAATGTACTGTAATTCCATGTTCAGCAAAACTTATGAATCTAACAAGAAATTTTATTAAGTTTACATTTTCAACTTCCATCTGGAATGAGATGAGATGATTTTTGTTGACTTGTGGTCGTATGCAGTAAGTAAATTAGGAAATATGACTAAGGGATGAAAGTTGTCTGTGGTTCCTCTTTCAGGATTGTGACAATTTGTGGTGGGACGCTTTCACCACTGAGTTTTTTGAGGACGACGCAATGCTCACCATAACTTTCTGCCTTGAAGATGGACCCAAACGATACAGTAAGATTAAGGCCTGCCGAGCGACGCAGCCATACCCGAATCGTCGCACAATGTGTGGGGTTCGGCAACTGGTTTTCATGAGTCGCTGACCATcggccactagtttttgcctcAAACTTTGAATCGCAGATGGACGCCGTTGCAACGTTGCATATGTAACGCGTTATCAAAAATATTGTCATATCACATGTCCAAACAAGAATATGTGTATCCGGTTGTAGTTATTAGAAAGAGATAACAGAGCTGAAAAGGTCAAGGACTATCAGTTAATGTGTTAATAGGAGACCCTTCATTAATTAGTCACATAACAAACTCTGATAGTCTATATGTTAACTGGCTCTTTAAAGCCAAATCCACTATTTCTTcaattaaaattgtttaaataaaGGCGCATAACAAAACGTTGCCATTGAATATTCaaaagagataaaaaaaaaagagagaatgcAAGTACTAGTTGAAAGGAACtctgatcttaaaaaaaaaaaaaaaaaaaaaagggttttagGACCAGACTGATGGATCGTTGTTTCAATAAAATGAATCAGCTTATGCAACAATCTTAATGAAGAAATCAAAGAAtccaaaattacattttaaggaaTGACTAAAGCCATCTTATTAAAGAAATTAACGAGATTATAATTGAACATTAtgccattgtcattttttgttgttacgAATGTCAGAAATCAAATTGTAAACCGAGTACAGATGTAATTCTGAGACTAGCTGTCTAAATTttatgttagttttcttttttgaacTCTGTGGAGAAACTGGGCAGATACACCAAGACTTGTCTTCTTTCTGCTCCTTTACATTCAGTGATGaagaatattgttttatattgtctttttcttttcttttttaataaattaaataaataattgaaatgaaatgaaaaatatatggaAGGGACCAATTAAAAAGTAACAATTAGAGGGAAAGGCTGAAATCTTATAAAAATATATCCACTTAAAGCCCCCAGTGGATGGAATATATTCCCACCGGGTCATTACCCATTACgcgacaatgaggcactctaaaacgGCAATGCCAGTGCGGCGTTTTGAATTCAGCCCAATTATCTTCACTACGCTGACTGAAAGCATATGAAAGGCGCCGACCACGAATGTGTCAGAGCAACAAAAATGAACAACAACGGTGCCTGCTTTACTTGTATAAAGAGATCCACTGTTATTCCAGTATTTAGAATCCAAATTCAAGAGAATATTAGGATAGCAAGAAGGCTCAAAACTTCTGACATGAACTATATCAAACTTTGCCACAAACACCGGAGCTGCTTCATTTTGGCCCTTTCGCAAGTTTGTCGGTACACACATCGCACACGTTTGCCACTGTGTACATTGCGAATGATGATGTGCTGATGATGAAGCTGACTCGAAAAAGTAGAAGAAACAGCTCCTGtgtatgttgtttttatatAGCTATCCGTGATCCTAATGGGAAACGTTAGAGAGAATGTGTGGTGAGAAGATCATATTTAACCAGTATGTCATTATTATAATAACGAACATACTGAGAATTAATTTAAAAGGATCTAATAATGTACTACAATtattttcctgaatatttttgctcaaaagttttttttttcttcacttcacAGTGCTgtcttgttgtttttcttttagccATTGGTAGGACGTTGATTCCCAGATATTTCCGAAGCATCTTTGAGGGGGGCGCCACAGAGCTTTTCTACAACTTGAAGCATCCGAAGGAATCCTTCCACAGTAACTTTGTGTCTCTGGACTGTGACCAGTGCACCATGGTCACCCAGAATGGCAAACCCATGTTCACACAGGTCTAGCCAGTCTTTCTACACCCTTCTTTTTATTAACTACTCAaattaacttttgtttttgttttttgtttttgcctcccGGTCAAGGTTTGTGTGGAGGGTCGTCTGTACCTAGAATTCATGTTTGATGACATGATGAGGATCAAGACGTGGCACTTCAGCATCAGACAACACAGAGAGGTCCTCCCCAGGAGCATCCTGGCCATGCATGTGAGTGTTCGTCCTAAAACAGCTGTTGCTGTGCCTGCAATTTCCACTTCTTATATTGTCCAACATGCTCCTGCAGGATCCTCAAATGCTGGATCAGCTGGCTAAAAATATCACCAGATGTGGGCTGTCCAACTCCACACTCAACTACCTCCGTGTAAGGAAGTTTGCCCTTAATAGTGCTCATCAACTGCTAGATTAATACAGCGAAACCTCCACAATTGAAGCCCTAAAACTGGTCAGTTTTGGAGTTCAaccaaatttcctttttttttagacaactaCAAAcccaaacttctcccacaaagTTGGGCATGtggaattttccatttttttcaactCCATGTGAAAAAATGGATTTAAGCACATCTAACCTCAAAGCTTAAGTAACAAGTGAAGAGGGAGAGGCCATGCTAactgctaagctagcatgtAATGTACAGTAGAGCAGTGAAATAGGAGAAAGTTTTGGACGTCGACCAGCGTCACAGAATGGATTATGTTTGACTTTGGAGGTGCCACTGTCATGGGCTCAGATGCAAATGTAgtcatcattattttttgtttttaatgaagtcCCCAAAATGATATCCTCTTTAGCTTTGTGTGATATTGGAGCCCATGCAAGAACTGATGTCAAGACACAAGACTTACAGTTTGAGCCCCCGAGACTGCCTGAAGACTTGCCTCTTCCAAAAGTGGCAAAGGATGGTAGCACCCCCAGGTTGAAAAAAATAGCAACACTACTACTCTTTAGCTTTTATCAAACTCAATAACTGAACTCAATAATAGCTAATGGTATCCCATTGTTGTGCGCCTGTAGCCGAGCCTGCTAGACAAGCACCCAACAAGCGGCGGAAAAGGAAGGTGTCGGGCGGCAGCACGGTGAGCTCCGGTGGAGGGGGCAATAacaacagcaacagcaaaaaGAAGAGTCCAGCCAACAGCTTCTCCCTCTCCAACCAGGTACCCGTTAGCATGCCATCTACTACACCTTTAGGTGCAGCAGCAAAGATCCGCTGAAGGTTGTGATGAAGATGGAAGAGTAGAGCCTGGGCTGGGGGAAGATAGTGATGagtagtcatgttttttttttgtgcgtgtgtgtattttttaactcattcactgcctttgacaagtatacttgtcaattgtattttttagagcggtgctaaatgggagcgaatctgagcatgctccactgtaaatatcaaacttggaaataactttactgatgcccaaccaccggtagatgacatcattgccccattttataggaaataaacacagtttcagagtccatgggagaaatggctgtattttggcaaacctacatttttctgctgtcaattataaaagaacgggacgggacaaaaagtagggagtctattctgttatttggtagattcggtttatatataattattgaatgtaatatcacgtgagtattggaaatgtaaaaaatttctataatgactggcagtgaatgagtttttaatagCAATATTGTGTTGCTTTGACGGACTAGGCTTCAGTAGTGCACATGAGCCACACATCGTGTTGTTTGGTTGGTTGAGACCCGAGGTGGAATGAACCCCCTTTACTAATATGGTATAACCaacaaagcacaaaaaaaaaaactgtttacgTATTGAGGATGGTTAACTAGAAATGTTAGTTTTGGGGCCATGCTAGAGGAGTAGCTAGCTAACAGCAGCATGGTGGAAGATTTTTGTGGAGGTCGCACAGGCAGGCAAGGCTCATCGTTAGCTTGACGCCGGAGGAAGCAGGATGGCAAACTTCTCCAGATGATGTGAAGAAAGGTTCGTGTTACTACTTTCCAGCGCTTTGCTTTCACAACGTGCCCGTCCTACCTGTCACACCTCTGATGCAACCCCCGAAAGTGGAAAATTCCCTCGTTGATGTTATGGTTGGCACATCTAACTCAGTTCTAAGATCTGAGCTGCAGCCTTCGTAtgaggagtttgcatgttctttccTGGGCttgcgttgtttttttgtggttacGCTggctcctttttaaaaaaacatgcacgttaAGTTAATcgaagactaaattgtccataggtgtgaatgtgaactTGAATGGTTGGTTGGTCTATACCGTATGTTCCCTGCGATTGCCTGGCGACCATGTCCAGGGTCTAACTTGGCTCTGCCCACAGTCAGCTGGCTCCAGATTTTATGAGAAGTGAAAAATGagcattgaaaatggatggatggatgttcttaGCCCTCACCCCCGGCCCCTAATACAATACAGCGACATAGCTAGAACAATTGGAACTCTTACATACATACAGTGTGCACATTGGCCAAAAACATAACACTCGATAGAACATGTCCATTCAGACAGCCGTTCTTCCCGCCGTCCCCACCGTCGTTCGTATGAAGGGGATAATATGTGCCGGCCCTTACTGTCCCCTTTAGGACGTGTTGATGGTGGGAGAGCCCACCCTGATGGGAGGGGAATTTGGTGACGAGGATGAGCGTCTGATCACAAGGCTGGAGAACGAGCAGTTGGACGGGGCCAACGGCCTGGAGGATGAGGACAGTTTCAGCAGCTCGCCAGCACTGGGTTCACACTCGCCCTGGAACGGCAAGCCCCACTCCAGTCAGGAGAGCAGGAACGACAACTCCCAGTCGTCCCAGTAGTCCCGCCTGCTGGCTATTAATGGAGGCAGGAGAGTGCGGGGAAGGcagttgtttttgttaattcaaAGATGACTGCCTCGTGAGTGAAGAGGGAGGGGTGTTTAATCTGGCCCACCAAGTAAGAATGTAAGACGTttccccccccaccaaaaaaaagaaatcgtgacgtaaaatgcatttatttaataatctTATTAAATCATAAGAATAATCTTATTAAGCAATgcattagtttttaaataataaaaacagaactatTTGTCAAagtattcattcatccatcgaTGGTTCACcagagcctatcccaactgacttCGGCCAAAGGGTGGGCAACACTTtactcacgactgccacctctggcctaaatcctaactgcagcctctgtgcCAAACTAGTGCATGAAtaaacttcaattttttttttttttcttggagtcTGAGCTGTGCTTGAAGCCAGCCACttggtccctttttttttttttttttttttttaatttaaaaaaaaaatattttttagtttCCATCTCAGTGGTGTCGTATGCTAACACTGTGGCATATTCTCCGGGGTGCTTAAGTCAGAAATGTGCAGACTCTCCCATCGATTTAAGTGTGTTGTTATGCACTGTGGGTGGAGCGATATTTAAGTGATGGCATCCCCTGTCAAATCTAGCGGTGCGCATATTCTCCCATAAACTTAAGCATCTTTCCACTTGTGCGACCAGGAGGCTGTGCTAAGGACTAGCGCGTCTTGATTCAATTAACTGCTTGTGTGCTCCAATGGTGACGGCCGCATCACGCTGAGTGGCTGCTGACTCGTGCTGTTGGCATTTGGAATGTTCTGAAAGTGCATCTCATAACAACTAGTTATTCTAATGATGGCATTCGTGACtttgatttttaaacattttttttctttgatataTATGCTGGTCATGAAGTGTGCCGCTGCTTGGCAACGCTTAAACAACGGCCGGCTCGCTCACTTTTCAACTCCAGTAATGGAACAGCTCAAAATATGTAGcacagtatccatccatccattttcttaaccgcttatacctcaagggttgcgggggtgctggagccaatctcagccggcttcaggcagtaggcggggtacaccctgaaccggttgccagccaatgtaGCACAGTACTTTGATCAAATTACTtctcttgtatttatttaatactcaatgtaaaaaaacacacacaaaaaaaaacatgtgccTTCAAAGTAGAGATGAGCCGCGTGCATGTCACTAGTTTGGTttcaatccacccatttttactcaaattttcaagaaatgcggaaataaaacagaaaggGCCCAAAATTCACAAATAAAGTTTTACGCTTAGAGTGGGGGGATTTTGAAGCGTATCTAAAAAGGAACATGCAaattttggctatggaaacagGTTTTTGCGAATAACCGCTGGCAAGACCGGATACACGTTGCATGTTTTGACACTGGGGAGTTTGCGGACGATCAGAATAACTTCAAGATCTATACGCAAGTCAACTTAACATTTAAAGTGTGAAATATATTCCAAGTGGGTCTCTCTATGGTATTCACGTCTCAGGAAGACGACTTACAGGCATCCTCACAATTCAGTGGGTCACACCTCTTTGGTGGATGTGTTGAGTTTTCCCCGGTTTCGCAGAGTGGGTGTGTCAGAAGCTGAGATGGGAGAATAGCTGCGCATTTCAAGTGCGTAAGGAAGGTGCGTAAGAAATTGACTTAAGTGCAAACAGGAGAATATGCCCCTAGGTGTCCACAGGGACAAGCATGACTTCTCCCTCCACCACGCCAATCCTCCCTATCACCAAGAAACTGTGGAGTATTCGCCTCAAATACTCAACACTGAAAGGGGAAGTCTCgtgctgccttcatgtggtattGAAATGATGGTACCATGTTgaatagaaaattgcacgtgaacACTCCCTCATGTCGTATTTTCTACTGGACAACTTGGAATTTATTTTGAGACCCGAGTTTCCGAACTGAGAGAACTTTTCAAGTTCAGCATGGTGGAAAGTGCCAAaggatttgtgaatggcaagaaatattaacacttacAAGGGTGTTAACGGCTGGTGACAGGTTGttttagaataaaaataattatgtagCATACACAATTCAATGTGCTGTCCTTTACAACTCATTATTTGCCGTAATGGTTTTACGAGCTAAGAGTACATCAACTCGCTCGTAATTGGGAGTTCCCAAATGGTAAGGGCCATCTTTCCAATAGCATGTGAAGGCAGGGTAACCACCcccctctaaaaaataaaaaataaataaaaatgcattagtagaatatgagttaagcagcaaaatccagcaattcttatcagtatcagaaggcggccattttgccatttgctatcgagtgaaaatgacatcatagttgctcaggtctcagataacagccaatcacagctcaacttcaaaaaacagatgagctgtgattacgtgagccctgaacaactgtgatgtcatcttcagtcgacatcaagtggcaaaatggccgcctttgagatgggtaaaaaaaaaaaaaaaaaaaaaaaaaaggctatagGTTTTGTTGCACAACTTgaatcatatttcacaaatgtaataatgtaaatcacatttcacaaatgtaatattaatcagaatgtcatgtttagactagtgaggtcacatataacatattgtcaaaaaatgacctgtCCCCTGTGCTTTAAAAATCTAATATGGCCCTTGAACGTAGAGTTGGCCCACCCTTGGACTATTGTAGGCGGTCACATGCTCCCTCACATCGCACTTGCTCAGTGGTGCTCAAGCCCAGCCCTTGTCTGCCCAGGTGCATCAGGCGGTGAGTGTCTGTGTTTAGCGTGTGCGCGCTCACTGTGAAACCACAGAAGTCCCGTCGTCCCCAAGCGCTTGTCACGGGCGGCGTGCTCCGTGGGTTCTTGTTCCAACCTCGGGTCTCTCGAACGCGCGTCCACCTCGGCAACGTACCCCCTTCGCTGCTCCTGTTGTGCTCATGTCATAGGAGAAAGAAATaacatcatttttttgtttgtttgtttgtgtttcaggctgcagaaaaagtgttttcattattttaagtaTCGGAATTCCTTATCCGCTTTATAAAActcaattatttgtttttgtaggacCTGGTTGGAACAAAAACCTGTACAGTGACGGAGCTTGAGGACCGGAGTTGAGAACCACTACGCAATCTCGAACACCtccaacacacaaacacacgcacgcactcacaaaatatttgtttcatACAACTGCAGAAAGGTGGTATGCCGCATGTCTGGACAAGATTCGACAGGagtgtgttttcattttctatctttctttttaatgtcaacaacaaaaaattcctCAGAATTATTCTTTGCACTGTTTCACAATTAACTCCAGTCTATTTTCTTATTAactgtattctttttttcctccccctctTTATTGCTGATGTAAGAAGTGTAAACCATCTGAACCTTGCAGTATATTCATGTATAAATATTTGCTGTTAGACCTTTCTTCTTGTGATGGTAATAATGTGAATTGATATAGAGTCCTCCATCTTGTGTCACCCTGTCAGTCAATCAAGGCCAGTGACTTGAACGCTCTGCTAACATGGCGGATGGCAGGGATGGGGAGCCTTTGCCCAATgggatgcaattaaaaaaaaaaaaaaaactcagacgaacatttaacaacaaaaacaaaacaaatgctcgttatgatttttttttttttttttttttttttttttttttttttaatggtcatgTCATGTTGGTGGTCCTTTTCAAGCCCCCCAACAGGCAAAAGGTGTCCCACCCCTGCAGTATGACAACAAGGCCTGCTTTGTATGCATTATCTCGTTGTCATTTTCCGTCCTacctggggggtgggggttctcTCTGGTAACAGAGAATAGAAAACGTCCCTAATTTGCTACTCAaatattttaacacattttgacacaattgtaaaataagaaggaaaaaaaaaatcttttgtatTAAGTTTCCCAGAAGTGTTTTTAATCCTGATTAAAGAAAGCTGCAGACCAAGGAGCTCCATGTAAAGAATCTTTCGATATCAACTACACTGCGCTGTTTGGTTTGAATGAAGTATCATTTTGTTGGCTTTACTTCTCatgtttgtgtctgtgcttGTATATTTTTAGCTAGTCCTTTCTGTAAAAGTTATTCTATGTATCCCTTTCCTAGAACTATAAGAATCTCAATTTAATGTAAAGAGATAAAAGCCTCTTTCAGCTTTTGTTttgtaatgt harbors:
- the LOC144000800 gene encoding LIM domain-binding protein 1-like isoform X2; its protein translation is MSVGGCACPGCSSKSFKLYSPKEPPNGGSFPPFHPGAMLDRDVGPTSMYPPSYMEPGMGRPTPYGNQTDYRMYELNKRLQNWTEDCDNLWWDAFTTEFFEDDAMLTITFCLEDGPKRYTIGRTLIPRYFRSIFEGGATELFYNLKHPKESFHSNFVSLDCDQCTMVTQNGKPMFTQVCVEGRLYLEFMFDDMMRIKTWHFSIRQHREVLPRSILAMHDPQMLDQLAKNITRCGLSNSTLNYLRLCVILEPMQELMSRHKTYSLSPRDCLKTCLFQKWQRMVAPPAEPARQAPNKRRKRKVSGGSTVSSGGGGNNNSNSKKKSPANSFSLSNQDLVGTKTCTVTELEDRS
- the LOC144000800 gene encoding LIM domain-binding protein 1-A-like isoform X1; translated protein: MLDRDVGPTSMYPPSYMEPGMGRPTPYGNQTDYRMYELNKRLQNWTEDCDNLWWDAFTTEFFEDDAMLTITFCLEDGPKRYTIGRTLIPRYFRSIFEGGATELFYNLKHPKESFHSNFVSLDCDQCTMVTQNGKPMFTQVCVEGRLYLEFMFDDMMRIKTWHFSIRQHREVLPRSILAMHDPQMLDQLAKNITRCGLSNSTLNYLRLCVILEPMQELMSRHKTYSLSPRDCLKTCLFQKWQRMVAPPAEPARQAPNKRRKRKVSGGSTVSSGGGGNNNSNSKKKSPANSFSLSNQDVLMVGEPTLMGGEFGDEDERLITRLENEQLDGANGLEDEDSFSSSPALGSHSPWNGKPHSSQESRNDNSQSSQ